A genomic stretch from Arthrobacter sp. KBS0702 includes:
- a CDS encoding metal-dependent transcriptional regulator, which produces MTDLIDTTEMYLRTILELEEENIVALRARIAERLRHSGPTVSQTVGRMERDGLVVVSGDRHLELTEAGRKRAIEVMRKHRLAERLLADVIGLDWAYVHEEACRWEHVMSERVERRIFEMLDHPTVSPYGNPIPGLADLGGLPESGIADGVVNLLDAMAGYGADSRITVSRLAEPIQVEPELLVQLDEGGIRPGARVSLERVGEYISVRVPDIEGALELPPEVAAHVFVTLG; this is translated from the coding sequence ATGACGGATCTGATTGATACCACCGAGATGTATCTTCGGACCATCCTGGAACTTGAAGAAGAGAACATCGTCGCCCTCCGCGCCCGCATCGCCGAACGGCTCCGCCATTCCGGCCCCACCGTTTCCCAGACTGTCGGCCGCATGGAGCGGGACGGCCTGGTCGTGGTTTCCGGCGACCGGCACCTGGAGCTGACCGAAGCGGGCCGCAAGCGCGCGATCGAGGTCATGCGCAAGCACCGGCTCGCTGAGCGGCTGCTCGCCGACGTGATCGGACTCGATTGGGCCTACGTTCACGAGGAAGCCTGCCGCTGGGAACACGTGATGAGTGAACGGGTTGAGCGGCGCATTTTTGAGATGCTGGACCACCCCACCGTGTCTCCCTACGGAAACCCGATCCCGGGACTGGCAGATCTTGGCGGGCTCCCCGAATCAGGCATCGCGGACGGGGTCGTCAACCTCCTCGACGCCATGGCCGGCTACGGCGCGGACTCCCGGATCACCGTGAGCCGCCTGGCCGAGCCCATCCAGGTGGAGCCGGAACTGCTGGTCCAGCTGGACGAAGGCGGAATCCGTCCCGGCGCAAGGGTGTCGCTGGAACGAGTGGGGGAGTACATCTCGGTCCGGGTCCCGGACATTGAAGGCGCCTTGGAACTGCCTCCCGAGGTTGCAGCCCACGTCTTTGTTACTCTCGGGTAG
- a CDS encoding M23 family metallopeptidase, with protein MTTQTVRGRRRATGPAPEPRPAAAVVTAERPRDAHRDERRGRRSAFRQMTDFAAVSGVGQKAGIALAATGLVLTISVPATGPVMANDAAKTGSVSAAAQPEVKASAAQIDFNRTAITTKGDPDGKLKQLLSAQSASTITRAASAGSLGAPLDVMVTASPFGYRISPITGAVGEFHRGQDYAAQCGTPVHAAASGTVTFTGWHPYGGGNRVVIDHGNGLETTYNHLSSSNVRVGQQVSRGDVVAMSGTTGASTGCHLHFEVMVNGEVVDPLGWL; from the coding sequence TTGACCACCCAGACCGTCAGGGGCCGCCGTCGCGCGACCGGTCCCGCTCCGGAGCCGCGCCCGGCCGCCGCCGTCGTGACCGCCGAGCGCCCGCGTGACGCGCACCGCGATGAACGCCGCGGCCGGCGCAGCGCGTTCCGCCAGATGACAGACTTCGCCGCCGTCAGCGGCGTTGGGCAGAAGGCAGGCATCGCCCTGGCGGCCACTGGACTGGTCCTCACCATCAGCGTCCCGGCCACTGGCCCGGTCATGGCCAACGACGCCGCCAAGACCGGCTCTGTGTCGGCCGCGGCCCAGCCCGAGGTCAAGGCCTCAGCGGCCCAGATCGACTTCAACCGCACGGCTATCACCACCAAGGGCGACCCGGATGGCAAGCTCAAGCAGCTGCTCAGTGCCCAGTCGGCCAGCACGATTACCAGGGCAGCCTCGGCCGGTAGCCTGGGGGCACCGCTGGACGTGATGGTGACCGCCTCGCCGTTCGGTTACCGGATCAGTCCCATCACGGGGGCCGTGGGCGAATTCCACCGCGGCCAGGACTACGCCGCCCAGTGCGGCACCCCCGTGCACGCCGCGGCCAGCGGCACCGTAACCTTTACCGGTTGGCACCCCTACGGGGGCGGCAACCGCGTCGTGATCGACCATGGCAACGGCCTGGAGACCACGTACAACCACTTGTCGTCCTCAAACGTCCGCGTGGGCCAGCAGGTTTCCCGCGGCGATGTGGTGGCGATGAGCGGAACCACCGGCGCCTCCACCGGCTGCCACCTCCACTTCGAGGTGATGGTCAACGGAGAAGTCGTTGATCCGCTGGGCTGGCTTTAG
- a CDS encoding NlpC/P60 family protein — MTTRATIARHRAEVTKTNSLAVIAKAVGDNAGGMGRQAAVIAAASGLVLTSGIAANAAETNVQRESTSASAMEVQSTAPATISAASSIAISYEKPAVTTAPAPVEAPKPVVQVKEAAASTGTAVTASLATKAPAAVSGMGASIAAAAYAQIGVSQDCTMLATNALAAVGINYHGWPAGYLSLGRTVSAAEAQPGDLAYYQNGGMGMAHIAVYVGNGMAVHGGWNGGTTALYSVNVGSGPVFIRVGG; from the coding sequence ATGACTACTCGTGCAACCATTGCACGCCACCGCGCGGAGGTCACCAAGACCAACTCGCTGGCTGTCATTGCTAAGGCCGTCGGCGACAACGCCGGTGGTATGGGTCGCCAGGCCGCGGTTATCGCTGCAGCCTCCGGCCTGGTACTGACCAGCGGTATCGCAGCCAACGCTGCCGAGACCAACGTTCAGCGCGAATCGACTTCTGCTTCCGCCATGGAAGTACAGTCCACCGCACCGGCCACGATCTCCGCGGCCTCCAGCATCGCCATCTCCTACGAGAAGCCTGCTGTCACCACCGCACCGGCCCCGGTCGAGGCACCCAAGCCGGTTGTCCAGGTCAAGGAAGCTGCTGCTTCCACCGGCACCGCCGTGACGGCTTCCCTGGCCACGAAGGCTCCGGCTGCTGTCAGCGGCATGGGCGCTTCGATCGCCGCAGCTGCCTACGCGCAGATCGGCGTCTCCCAGGACTGCACCATGCTGGCGACCAACGCACTTGCCGCAGTGGGCATCAACTACCACGGCTGGCCGGCAGGTTACCTGTCCCTGGGCCGCACCGTGAGCGCCGCTGAGGCTCAGCCGGGCGACCTCGCCTACTACCAGAACGGCGGCATGGGCATGGCCCACATCGCTGTTTACGTCGGCAACGGCATGGCCGTCCACGGCGGCTGGAACGGCGGAACCACCGCGCTCTACAGCGTCAACGTAGGCTCCGGCCCGGTCTTCATCCGCGTCGGCGGCTAG
- a CDS encoding HNH endonuclease — protein MRTLVLNAGYEPLAVVTFRRALVLVLTGKASVVAEGDDPVVGPQDILGRPSVILLNRYIRPRYNTMTAVSRRGVLRRDNHRCAYCGKAAHTIDHVQPKSRGGADSWENLVAACLRCNNAKGDHTPAEMGWKLGFVPGPPKGTIWQIKELEKPTPAWDPFLLPEKAH, from the coding sequence ATGCGCACTCTCGTTCTGAATGCTGGATATGAACCGCTGGCGGTAGTCACCTTCCGCCGGGCGCTGGTCCTTGTGCTGACGGGGAAGGCCAGCGTGGTGGCCGAAGGCGACGATCCCGTGGTGGGCCCGCAGGACATCCTCGGCCGCCCTTCGGTGATCCTGTTGAACAGGTACATCAGGCCCCGATACAACACCATGACGGCGGTCAGCCGCAGGGGAGTGCTCCGCCGGGACAACCACCGCTGCGCCTACTGTGGCAAAGCTGCCCACACCATCGACCACGTCCAGCCCAAGTCCCGGGGCGGCGCGGATTCGTGGGAGAACCTCGTCGCCGCCTGCCTGCGCTGCAACAACGCCAAGGGGGACCATACGCCCGCGGAAATGGGCTGGAAACTCGGCTTCGTCCCGGGGCCACCGAAAGGCACCATCTGGCAGATCAAGGAACTGGAGAAGCCGACGCCGGCGTGGGACCCGTTCCTGCTCCCCGAAAAGGCGCACTGA
- a CDS encoding molybdenum cofactor guanylyltransferase, whose amino-acid sequence MEFDVVILAGGRSSRLGGVPKAQLAVDGATLLELTLAAVRGARRAVVVGPQVGGLPPEVLGCREDPPFAGPAAAIAAGLDALAGTGNSPAVLTLVLACDMPRVAAAVGTLLAAGEEGRTGVPAGRDGVMAVSSDGRTQPLVGLYRTAALQHAVDDAARRNALEGASVFALLASLELRKVPVPPGSTDDVDTWDDASALGVSDPGLGRSGTERPNSTLEANSEKPG is encoded by the coding sequence GTGGAATTCGACGTCGTGATCCTCGCCGGGGGCAGGTCCTCCCGGCTCGGCGGCGTGCCCAAGGCCCAGCTGGCGGTTGACGGCGCCACCTTGCTGGAACTCACCCTCGCGGCAGTCCGTGGTGCGCGCCGGGCCGTGGTGGTCGGCCCGCAGGTGGGCGGCCTCCCGCCGGAGGTGCTGGGCTGCCGCGAGGACCCCCCGTTCGCCGGACCTGCCGCCGCAATCGCTGCCGGGCTCGACGCCCTGGCCGGGACCGGGAACAGCCCCGCCGTTCTGACCTTGGTGCTCGCCTGCGACATGCCGCGGGTCGCCGCCGCCGTCGGCACCCTGCTGGCTGCAGGCGAGGAGGGCCGCACGGGAGTCCCGGCCGGCCGCGACGGGGTCATGGCAGTTTCGTCGGACGGGCGCACCCAGCCCCTCGTCGGGCTTTATCGCACAGCCGCGCTACAACACGCCGTCGACGACGCGGCCCGGCGGAACGCCCTCGAGGGGGCTTCCGTCTTCGCCCTGCTTGCTAGTCTTGAACTGCGGAAGGTTCCGGTTCCGCCGGGTTCCACCGATGACGTGGACACCTGGGATGACGCTTCCGCGCTGGGGGTTTCAGACCCCGGCTTAGGCCGGTCCGGGACGGAGCGGCCGAATTCGACTTTGGAGGCAAACAGTGAAAAGCCAGGATGA
- a CDS encoding DUF6457 domain-containing protein — translation MKSQDETLEDWCRALLQALELDDVEIDINEVLGLAGVAAHSIVRPAAPLTTFIAGFAAGLASGSGQAPDSVSMQAAMGVARKLAKEYAAAEAPGA, via the coding sequence GTGAAAAGCCAGGATGAAACGCTGGAAGACTGGTGCCGCGCGCTGCTCCAGGCCCTGGAGCTCGACGACGTCGAAATCGACATCAACGAAGTGCTGGGACTGGCTGGCGTGGCGGCGCATTCCATCGTCCGCCCCGCCGCGCCGCTGACCACCTTCATCGCGGGCTTCGCCGCCGGCCTGGCCTCGGGTTCAGGCCAGGCCCCAGACAGTGTGTCGATGCAGGCCGCCATGGGCGTGGCACGGAAACTCGCGAAGGAATACGCCGCCGCCGAGGCTCCCGGGGCATGA
- a CDS encoding molybdopterin molybdotransferase MoeA — protein MTPEPPDSSAGPDDPPPTRHAAADAASVPDDRASGDSAEAPHRHLAHGWQEARQLAFDCATPIPAAPVPLRHALGRTLAEDLRALHDMPHYASSAMDGWAVNGSGPWILAEPGQRLAPHQASPIVTGGLIPAGAKAVLRSESGVIAPDEDGLPVLKLGGGAKPGEPRNGDHIRNAAQEAAAGEVLIKAGAVLNPAHLALAALAGHDELPVLGKPVVRLVLTGSEVVSSGVPEPGEVRDTFGPQLAAVVEMLGGIFAGEVKIGDADAEWLAALEDTDAPAAQAGPAAGDAAEPLPADVVITTGGTGRSGTDHLRRTVAELGGRLLVDGIAMRPGHPAVLAELPDGRFIIGLPGNPLAAMMALSTLGAPLLAALGHGTPPPVTEVPCGTMIDPDPGRTRLMPFRMVYGMASPAQHTGPGMMRGLAAADGVLVVPPHGVQLGEPVPAFALPWGAALPEPAPAKTPAKPATKRAARKPAADGPVDWSGLLG, from the coding sequence ATGACGCCTGAGCCGCCCGACAGCAGCGCCGGCCCCGACGATCCCCCGCCCACGCGGCATGCCGCCGCCGACGCCGCCTCGGTCCCCGACGACCGAGCCTCCGGAGATTCCGCCGAGGCTCCCCACCGGCACCTTGCACACGGCTGGCAGGAGGCGCGGCAGCTGGCCTTCGACTGCGCCACCCCCATCCCGGCCGCACCGGTGCCGCTCCGGCATGCGCTGGGTCGGACCCTGGCCGAGGACCTGAGAGCCCTGCATGACATGCCGCACTACGCCTCCTCCGCGATGGACGGCTGGGCCGTCAACGGCAGCGGCCCCTGGATCCTCGCCGAGCCCGGGCAGCGGCTGGCCCCGCACCAGGCCAGCCCGATCGTCACCGGCGGACTGATCCCGGCGGGCGCGAAAGCCGTGCTCCGGAGTGAGAGCGGCGTCATCGCCCCGGACGAGGACGGGCTGCCGGTCCTGAAACTCGGCGGCGGGGCCAAGCCCGGGGAACCGCGCAACGGCGACCACATCCGCAACGCCGCGCAGGAAGCCGCCGCCGGTGAGGTGCTCATCAAGGCTGGCGCCGTCCTTAACCCCGCGCACCTGGCCCTGGCAGCCCTCGCCGGACACGACGAGCTGCCGGTCCTAGGCAAGCCCGTGGTCCGGCTCGTGCTCACCGGCTCCGAGGTCGTCAGCAGCGGCGTCCCCGAACCGGGCGAGGTGCGGGACACCTTCGGGCCGCAGCTGGCCGCCGTCGTTGAAATGCTCGGCGGGATCTTCGCCGGTGAGGTCAAGATCGGTGACGCCGACGCCGAGTGGCTCGCCGCCCTTGAAGACACCGACGCCCCGGCGGCGCAGGCCGGCCCGGCCGCCGGTGACGCCGCGGAACCGCTGCCGGCCGACGTCGTCATCACCACCGGCGGCACTGGCCGTTCTGGCACCGACCATCTCCGGCGAACGGTCGCGGAACTGGGCGGCCGGCTGCTGGTCGACGGGATCGCCATGCGCCCGGGCCACCCGGCGGTGCTGGCGGAACTGCCGGACGGGCGCTTCATCATCGGGCTCCCCGGAAATCCGCTCGCCGCCATGATGGCGCTGTCCACCCTCGGCGCCCCTCTGTTGGCCGCCCTGGGCCACGGAACGCCGCCTCCGGTGACCGAGGTGCCGTGCGGAACCATGATCGACCCCGACCCCGGCCGGACCCGGCTGATGCCGTTCCGCATGGTGTACGGGATGGCATCGCCGGCGCAGCACACCGGTCCGGGCATGATGCGCGGACTGGCCGCCGCCGACGGCGTCCTGGTGGTCCCGCCGCACGGCGTGCAGCTGGGCGAGCCGGTGCCGGCGTTTGCCCTGCCGTGGGGCGCGGCGCTGCCGGAACCTGCCCCGGCGAAGACGCCCGCCAAGCCGGCCACGAAGCGTGCCGCCCGGAAGCCGGCCGCGGACGGCCCGGTGGACTGGAGCGGACTGCTTGGCTGA
- the fdhD gene encoding formate dehydrogenase accessory sulfurtransferase FdhD → MGRVTQRRKVHKFVLDGSPQALEFPVRHREDVLAVEEPLEIRLGSLSYSVTMRTPGSDFDLVAGFLVSEGVIWTPEQLVSLRFCAGEDEDGVQTFNVVEAQLRPDVVRPDTGRNFFTSSSCGICGTDSIDAVRKSSHFHPADDPLTVPVETLASLPDRLREAQAVFDVTGGVHAAGLFRISDDGSAELLCLREDVGRHNAVDKVVGWALREGLLPLSGTVLQVSGRASFELVQKASLAGIPVLAAVSAPSSLAVELAEASGMTLAGFSRGTTLNVYAGHERVSSPEGTD, encoded by the coding sequence ATGGGCCGCGTGACACAGCGCCGCAAGGTGCACAAATTTGTCCTGGACGGCTCGCCGCAGGCGCTGGAGTTCCCGGTCCGGCACCGGGAGGACGTGCTGGCGGTCGAGGAGCCACTCGAGATCCGGCTGGGCAGCCTCTCCTACTCGGTCACCATGCGGACGCCGGGCAGCGACTTCGACCTCGTCGCCGGGTTCCTGGTCTCCGAGGGGGTCATCTGGACGCCGGAGCAACTCGTCTCCCTGCGGTTCTGCGCCGGCGAGGACGAGGACGGCGTCCAGACCTTCAACGTCGTGGAGGCGCAACTGCGCCCCGACGTCGTCCGGCCGGATACCGGGCGCAACTTTTTCACCTCCAGCTCCTGCGGGATCTGCGGCACCGACTCGATCGACGCCGTGCGTAAGTCCTCGCACTTCCACCCCGCCGACGACCCGCTGACCGTGCCGGTGGAGACACTCGCCTCGTTGCCGGACCGGCTGCGGGAAGCCCAGGCCGTCTTCGACGTCACCGGCGGCGTGCACGCCGCGGGACTTTTCCGGATTTCCGACGACGGTTCCGCCGAGTTGCTCTGCCTGCGGGAAGACGTGGGCCGCCACAACGCGGTGGACAAGGTCGTCGGCTGGGCGCTGCGGGAAGGCCTGCTGCCCTTGAGCGGCACCGTGCTCCAAGTGTCGGGCCGGGCGTCCTTTGAACTCGTGCAGAAGGCGTCGCTGGCCGGAATCCCGGTGCTGGCCGCCGTCAGCGCCCCCTCCAGCCTGGCAGTGGAACTCGCCGAGGCCAGCGGAATGACGCTCGCGGGGTTCAGCCGTGGCACCACGCTCAACGTCTACGCCGGCCACGAACGCGTGTCCTCCCCGGAGGGCACCGACTAG
- a CDS encoding glycoside hydrolase family 38 C-terminal domain-containing protein yields the protein MHDDRRLTEVRLDRFLRERIIPAVYPRSAPLTLSSWEAPGEPVPALEAVRQQFTPQEQGEAWGRPWSTKWLRLQGEVPDSWGSAADTCVEILVDLGFSSDLPGFQCEGTAWRADGTVIKAISPRNQYIPLKLLGSGMSVDFYVEAAANPDLSQGWTFAATPYGDKATAGSEPQYRLGPVVIAELNQAVWELQQDIWTLSGLMHELPMELPRRHEILRALERMLDVMDPDDVAGTAAAGRAVLAEVLARPAYASAHRLLATGHAHIDSAWLWPVRETIRKCARTFSNVVALMDEDPGFVFSCSSAQQLAWIKESYPELFERIREKVKTGQFVPVGGMWVESDSNMPGGEAMARQFLEGKSFFLAEFGVECREAWLPDTFGYSAALPQIVKAAGSRWFLTQKISWNQVNRMPHHTFHWEGIDGTRLFTHFPPVDTYSAEISGRELAHAERNYREHGRGTMSLLPFGYGDGGGGPTREMLAAARRTADLEGSPRVRLGAAADFFAAAEAEYPGLPVWVGEMYLELHRGTYTSQANTKRGNRRSEHLLREAELWCATAAVRAGARYPAAELKRLWRLVLLQQFHDILPGSSIAWVHQDAERNYDAVARDLEAIIAEAARAILGEGGQEFLLNAAPHARHGVPALAGGIPLRTAAPVRSATAGGGYVLDNGIIRAEVNADGLLVSLKDYGSGREAIAPGQFGNLLELHRDTPNEWDAWDIDAFYRRNVTALTEARSVTLERLGDAAAVVVERLAGASAVTQRILLEPGASSLAITTAVDWQEREKLLKLGFAFDVRADRSASETQFGHVFRPTHLNTSWEAAKFEICAHRWIHVAEPGYGVAVSNAASYGHDVTRAVREDDGGTTTTVRVSLLRAPKYPDPNADRGPHELTVTVRPGAGIADAVEEGYRTNLAPRVVRGARGVEPLFTVSNPALVVEAVKLAEDGSGDVIVRLYESLGERSSGTVSANFDAAGVLTVDLLERPVDAPGVTTRAGSAELELRPFQLLTLRFRR from the coding sequence TTGCACGACGACCGCCGTCTCACGGAAGTCCGGCTGGACCGCTTTCTGCGCGAACGCATCATCCCCGCGGTCTACCCGCGCAGCGCGCCGCTCACGCTGAGCAGTTGGGAGGCGCCGGGCGAACCCGTCCCGGCGCTCGAGGCGGTGCGGCAGCAGTTCACGCCGCAGGAGCAGGGGGAGGCCTGGGGGCGGCCCTGGAGCACCAAGTGGCTGCGGCTCCAGGGCGAGGTTCCCGATTCCTGGGGCAGTGCGGCGGACACCTGCGTGGAAATCCTCGTGGACCTCGGCTTCAGCAGCGACCTTCCGGGGTTCCAATGCGAGGGCACCGCCTGGCGGGCCGACGGCACCGTGATCAAGGCGATCTCCCCGCGCAACCAGTACATTCCCTTGAAGCTGCTGGGCAGCGGGATGTCCGTGGACTTCTACGTCGAGGCGGCGGCCAACCCGGACCTGTCCCAGGGCTGGACCTTCGCGGCGACCCCCTACGGCGACAAGGCGACCGCCGGATCCGAGCCGCAGTACCGGCTGGGCCCTGTCGTCATCGCCGAGCTCAACCAGGCCGTGTGGGAGCTGCAGCAGGACATCTGGACCCTCAGCGGGCTGATGCACGAACTGCCGATGGAGCTGCCCCGCCGGCACGAGATCCTCCGCGCCCTTGAACGGATGCTGGACGTTATGGACCCGGACGACGTGGCGGGCACGGCTGCCGCCGGCCGGGCGGTGCTCGCCGAGGTGCTGGCCCGGCCGGCCTACGCCTCGGCCCACCGCCTCCTCGCGACCGGCCACGCGCACATCGACTCCGCCTGGCTGTGGCCGGTCCGGGAAACCATCCGGAAATGCGCGCGGACCTTCTCCAACGTGGTGGCGCTCATGGACGAGGACCCCGGGTTCGTGTTCTCCTGCTCCTCGGCGCAGCAGCTCGCCTGGATCAAGGAGTCCTACCCGGAGCTCTTCGAGCGCATCCGGGAAAAGGTCAAGACCGGCCAGTTCGTCCCGGTAGGCGGCATGTGGGTCGAATCGGACAGCAACATGCCCGGCGGCGAAGCCATGGCCCGCCAGTTCCTGGAGGGCAAGAGCTTCTTCCTAGCCGAGTTCGGCGTCGAGTGCAGGGAGGCCTGGCTGCCGGACACCTTCGGCTACTCAGCCGCGCTGCCACAGATCGTTAAGGCCGCCGGGAGCCGCTGGTTCCTGACCCAAAAGATCTCCTGGAACCAGGTCAACCGGATGCCGCACCACACCTTCCACTGGGAAGGGATCGACGGCACCCGGCTCTTCACGCATTTCCCCCCGGTGGACACCTACAGCGCCGAAATCAGCGGCCGGGAACTCGCGCACGCGGAGCGGAACTACCGGGAGCACGGACGCGGCACCATGTCCCTGCTTCCCTTCGGCTACGGCGACGGCGGCGGCGGACCCACCCGTGAAATGCTGGCCGCGGCACGGCGCACCGCGGATCTGGAGGGATCCCCGCGGGTTCGGCTCGGCGCGGCCGCGGACTTCTTCGCCGCCGCCGAAGCGGAATACCCGGGGCTTCCCGTCTGGGTGGGCGAAATGTACCTCGAGTTGCACCGCGGCACGTACACCAGCCAGGCCAACACCAAACGGGGCAACCGGCGCAGCGAGCACCTGCTGCGGGAAGCCGAGCTGTGGTGCGCCACGGCTGCCGTCCGTGCCGGCGCACGCTACCCGGCGGCCGAGCTCAAGCGGCTCTGGCGGCTGGTGCTGCTGCAGCAATTCCATGACATCCTGCCGGGCAGCTCGATCGCCTGGGTGCACCAGGACGCCGAGCGGAACTACGACGCCGTCGCCCGCGACCTGGAGGCGATCATCGCCGAGGCCGCCCGCGCCATCCTGGGGGAGGGAGGGCAGGAGTTCCTGCTCAACGCCGCCCCGCACGCCCGTCACGGTGTACCGGCCCTCGCCGGCGGCATCCCCCTCCGCACGGCCGCGCCCGTCCGGTCCGCGACGGCCGGCGGCGGCTACGTGCTGGACAACGGGATCATCCGCGCCGAGGTGAACGCCGATGGCCTGCTGGTGTCGCTCAAGGACTACGGCAGCGGACGCGAGGCGATCGCCCCGGGCCAGTTCGGCAACCTCCTCGAACTGCACCGGGACACGCCCAACGAATGGGACGCGTGGGACATTGACGCGTTCTACCGACGCAACGTCACAGCGTTGACCGAGGCACGCTCCGTGACCCTGGAACGCCTCGGTGACGCTGCCGCCGTCGTGGTGGAGCGGCTGGCCGGCGCCTCCGCCGTGACCCAGCGGATCCTGCTGGAACCCGGTGCGTCCTCGCTGGCCATCACCACCGCGGTGGACTGGCAGGAACGCGAGAAACTGCTCAAGCTTGGTTTCGCGTTCGACGTCCGGGCCGACCGCTCCGCCTCGGAAACGCAGTTCGGCCACGTCTTCCGTCCCACCCACCTCAACACCTCGTGGGAGGCGGCCAAATTCGAGATCTGTGCGCACCGCTGGATCCATGTGGCCGAGCCCGGCTACGGCGTCGCGGTTTCCAACGCCGCCAGCTACGGCCACGATGTCACCCGCGCCGTTCGAGAGGATGACGGCGGCACCACCACAACGGTCCGGGTCTCGCTGCTGCGGGCTCCCAAGTACCCGGACCCGAACGCCGACCGTGGTCCGCACGAGCTGACGGTCACCGTCCGGCCCGGCGCCGGGATAGCCGACGCCGTCGAGGAGGGCTACCGCACCAACCTCGCACCGCGCGTGGTCAGGGGTGCCCGCGGTGTCGAGCCGCTGTTCACGGTCTCCAATCCCGCCCTCGTGGTCGAGGCGGTCAAACTCGCGGAGGACGGCTCGGGCGACGTGATCGTGAGGCTCTACGAATCCCTCGGGGAGCGCTCATCCGGCACGGTTTCAGCCAATTTCGACGCCGCGGGAGTGCTCACCGTGGATCTCCTGGAGCGGCCCGTGGATGCACCCGGGGTGACGACCCGGGCTGGGTCCGCGGAGCTTGAGCTGCGCCCCTTCCAGCTGCTGACCCTCCGGTTCCGGCGCTGA